A segment of the Panicum hallii strain FIL2 chromosome 1, PHallii_v3.1, whole genome shotgun sequence genome:
tcggtggtttatcgggacgttacccgacaggccaagggattataccgtttgaagcacgttggagccctcgggagtggactcgcgtactcgagccggtataatttaggttggttctgccacagttataTTCGTCGAAGAGATCTCGGAATATCTTCTCAACTATAGGGAAGTATTGTGATGATTCACCAAAACATTTGCTTAGACGAAACTCAAGAAAATCCAACTTAAATCTAGGGTCCAAGATGACTGGAACACATATTTGCAAGAAACATAGATCCCAATATTTCTAAAATGTCTTCAGGATGTCACAAAGCTTCTTGGCCATCTTCCATTCCTTAAGGCTGATGTACATACTGACTGTCCTCACGGGTCAGAGATTCAAATGCCTTCTCATACTCCAGAGCACACTTTGAGCATTTGATATGTGGAATTCCACCGGGTTGCAACATCAAGTGGAGGTCGTTTATCACAAGCTATCCCTACTTCTTTAATCATCTTCTCAAACCTTTGTTTACGTCCTTGTGAGCTCTTCACATACTTTACACTCTCCCTAATCCTTGTGACAGCATTGCTCATGGCAAGCAAACCTTCTTGAACTATCAGATTTAAAATGTGAGCAGCACATCGACAATGAAATATTGTGCCTTTACCTAGCAGCAAACACTTGGCTACTAGGACAGCATCTACTATGCAAAAGTAGTAATTGAATGCATAAACGATCTAACAGTTATATAGTCACTTACTTGGAAGCAACACAGATGGGGAAGGGGAACTATTCGTTGGTGACAATAGGATTCTCACTCCTGTTGATTTTACAGACATTGATACCATTAGTGATCCGCAGCTCttcccggggggggggggggggggggggcgcaggCAGGGTGGACGCGCTCGGCcggggcgccgccgcctctATCCCTCGAACCGGGACCTCACCCTTTCTTCTTGCAGGCTCCGCGGCGCCGCTGGGCCCCGTTGGCAAGCCGCGTAGCACCGCTTCATCTATGCGGGCTGAATTGCGGTGCGGGTTTTGCCAGTGGGCCTGCGGCAAAGCCCACCCGCTTGCATCCCTAAGTACAGACTGATTTATGTAACCAACAAAATACGATCTGTTCTGATAAATCTTGCTAATGACAATAAACAGCTGCTAAAAGTTTACCTTAAACTAGTATTCTTTTAATCACATCAACAAGTTGACATCAAACAGAGTAGTAGCACCATCTCATCACAAGCAAGCCCAGAGCCCATGAACCTTTCCCCTATACAAATATAATAGCAGATCAGGAACATCCATTGGGCCATTGAATAGTAGTACTGAACTAAAAAGGGACCAGACATTGGAGAACTATTCAAGGGTGGGAATGCTCATCCATATTACGGAGTAGGAAGCATGCATCtaaatcaagattaaatttagcCATAGCATGATAGCAACCTTTCCACTTTCAGAGACATTGGGTGGCGGCTTATTCCAATGCAGAACACCGGAGCATGGACAGTCCAACAGTTATCTACAGCACAACAGCTGGAGGAGTTAAGTCACTGCGATAATGATTCCCTTTAGGAAATTTCTGAATTAGCTAGCATAAAGAACAATTGCGATTATCAGGCACATCATGTCAGTTGTGGCTTTCCAGTATTGTAGTGCAGTTTTCACTTCAAGTGTAGACATGACACAAATCTACGCAAATGAGAGAATCTCTTGGGTCAGAAATTAGACATTAGGATGTGCATTATATGACTGCAATTGAAATATCCTGCAAAAATAATCTTCACTGAAAAAATAATCATTGATTGGCGTAACTGATCCTTTCTCGCAGCATTTTACTCGGAACACGATCTCTCCTCTCCCTTCATTAAAACCATACACTGATTTCATCGGTGGGGAAACCTCTAGCCACGAAGCCACCGGATGCGCAGAAGATCTCCTACACCATCGGGGGCTGTGTGGATGCGTGCGTGCTGGGTAGTGAGGGTGGACGAGTGCCGCTGGCCAATGGGCAGACTAGAGGGCCTGAGATCAGAGGATCCGGATCAATCTCGAGGCTTTTCCTGGAGAGGGAGGGCATCTTACTCCCCGTCCTCGTCGGCACCGAGGTCGGTGGGATTGCGGCCTTGCGGGAGGCGACTTGGCGGCCGTCGCCGAGAGAGGGAGGCGACGAGGAGTTTGAAGTTGAACGACGAATCGAGACTGGGCCTAATGTGGCCCGCAAACCCACTAGTCCGCACTTAGCCCATATGCAGCCCATATCTGCTGACGGGGCGTTCGGATTATGCGCCCGGCCCGCGGACGAGCAACCACCCATACCCCCAACCtgacccgcgccgccgcgcgtcATGCCGTCACCACTTACCGCGCGGCCAACGCTTCTGCCTCGTCGGCAATAACCCGCCGCCGAGCAAAGCAAGTAAAGCAACCGAGCCGAgccgatggcggcggcgctgtccgcgctcccgcgcgccgcTTCCCGCCTCGCGCCGTGTGGCCGCCGGCCTAATCTCCGCGCCCTCTGCGCCGCAGCTGCGGCCGGCGAGGCCTCGAAGTCGAAGAGGAGGCTGGTACTGTACACCAAGCCGGGTTGCTGCCTCTGTGACGGGCTCAAGGAGAAGCTCCACGCCGCCTCCCTGCTCGCTGGCACGCCATACTCCCTCGCGTCCCTCGAGCTCCAGGCAAGCCAATTTGCTCGCCCATGCATTTGCTAGCTCCTTCTAC
Coding sequences within it:
- the LOC112878422 gene encoding uncharacterized protein LOC112878422; this translates as MAAALSALPRAASRLAPCGRRPNLRALCAAAAAGEASKSKRRLVLYTKPGCCLCDGLKEKLHAASLLAGTPYSLASLELQERDITTNPEWERLYQYEIPVLAKVLPDGTEEILPRLSPRLSVELIQKKICSVFDQ